Proteins found in one Zea mays cultivar B73 chromosome 1, Zm-B73-REFERENCE-NAM-5.0, whole genome shotgun sequence genomic segment:
- the LOC100279983 gene encoding fes1A isoform X1, with protein MAKDGGPDWNGLLKWSLAHGDGTNPPRALSEEDRKWFMDAMQANTVDVVKRMKEITQVMKTPEDVLQSQGVTPENIEDMLDELQEHVESIDMANDLHSIGGLDPLLGYLKNSNAGIRAKAAEVVSTIVQNNPKSQQLVMESNGLEPLLTNFKSDPSTNARTKALGAISSLIRHNQPGVSAFRLGNGYAGLKDALGSDDARLQRKALNLIQYLLHNYKADRSVATELGLPKLMMHLVSSDDSLVREAALGGLLELARDKTSGNALPDQEKLKDMLKSRIEGISAMDTDDLHAAREERQLVDSLWKECYNEPSSLREKGLVVLPGEDAPQQPPPDVAGKMFEPPLRAWAAARPAQEDDSDSGSGKKAPPLLLKF; from the exons ATGGCGAAGGATGGGGGTCCCGACTGGAACGGCCTGCTCAAGTGGAGCCTCGCCCACGGCGACGGCACCAACCCGCCGCGTGCTCTCAG CGAGGAAGACAGAAAATGGTTCATGGATGCTATGCAAGCCAACACGGTAGATGTTGTGAAGAGGATGAAGGAGATCACTCAGGTGATGAAAACTCCAGAAGATGTCTTGCAGTCTCAGGGCGTGACCCCTGAGAACATCGAAG ATATGTTGGATGAGCTACAGGAGCATGTTGAATCCATTGACATGGCAAATG ATCTACATTCTATTGGTGGGCTGGATCCTCTACTTGGTTACTTGAAAAATTCAAATGCTGGCATCCGAGCAAAGGCAGCAGAAGTTGTTAGTACAATTGTGCAGAATAATCCCAAGAGTCAGCAACTTGTCATGGAATCCAATGGGCTAGAGCCACTGTTGACGAACTTCAAATCAGATCCAAGTACAAATGCACGCACAAAAGCTTTAGGagccatatctt CTCTAATTCGTCATAACCAGCCTGGAGTTTCCGCATTTCGATTGGGAAATGGCTATGCTGGATTGAAGGATGCTCTTGGTTCCGATGATGCCAGACTCCAAAG GAAAGCTCTCAATCTCATACAATACTTGCTGCACAACTACAAGGCAGACAGGAGTGTTGCCACAGAGCTTGGTCTTCCGAAGCTGATGATGCACCTTGTGTCCAGCGATGATTCCTTAGTGCGTGAAGCTGCTCTAGGCGGCCTCCTTGAGTTGGCGCGGGACAAGACATCTGGTAACGCGCTACCTGACCAAGAAAAGCTGAAAGACATGCTCAAGAGCCGAATAGAAGGGATCAGCGCAATGGACACTGACGATCTCCACGCTGCTCGCGAGGAGCGGCAGCTGGTGGATTCACTCTGGAAGGAGTGCTACAACGAACCTTCGTCTCTCAGGGAGAAGGGCCTCGTCGTGCTTCCGGGAGAGGATGCTCCCCAACAGCCGCCACCAGACGTTGCAGGGAAGATGTTTGAGCCACCGCTTCGTGCGTGGGCGGCTGCAAGACCTGCTCAGGAAGATGACTCTGACTCTGGCAGCGGAAAGAAGGCTCCGCCATTGCTGCTTAAGTTTTGA
- the LOC100217267 gene encoding heat shock protein DnaJ: MALQLRAAALCPPLPLTAFHGRLVAPWPPPPLVSIAVAAASSPGPSAPLSCRGPAPRWRRSSVRARTGAGGGGQRESPYEVLGVSPSAAPNEIKRAYRRLALKYHPDVNKEPNAQEKFLRIKHAYNTLMNSESRSKYASSSSDSSWSSSSRESKSAAAEEPFYGFADFLKDLQTEFQNWEAGLNSDQKPKSLWEELAAIGEEFVEFLENELKIDDSRPEDVTGDDPYTQFGQQAKSAKDDKTSTNSFDDGLSEIEAALENLKKELGLG, encoded by the exons ATGGCGCTACAGCTGCGGGCCGCCGCTCTCTGTCCGCCCCTGCCACTCACCGCCTTCCATGGCCGCCTCGTTGCACCTTGGCCTCCGCCTCCCTTGGTCAGCATAGCTGTCGCCGCCGCCTCCAGCCCGGGTCCCTCCGCGCCCCTCTCCTGCCGCGGCCCGGCGCCTCGCTGGCGACGTTCGAGCGTGAGGGCGCGCACCGgggccggcggcggcgggcagAGGGAGTCCCCATACGAGGTGCTCGGCGTGTCGCCGTCGGCGGCGCCCAACGAGATCAAGCGCGCGTACCGCCGCCTCGCGCTCAAGTACCACCCGGACGTGAACAAGGAG CCCAATGCTCAGGAGAAGTTTCTGCGGATCAAGCACGCTTACAACACTCTGATGAACTCAGAGTCACGATCCAAGTACGCGAGCAGCAGTTCGGATTCGTCCTGGTCCTCCAGCTCCCGGGAGAGCAAATCAGCTGCTGCAGAAGAGCCGTTCTATGGATTTG CGGACTTCCTTAAAGATTTGCAAACAGAATTTCAGAACTGGGAAGCTGGGTTGAATTCGGATCAGAAACCTAAAAGCCTTTGGGAAGAGTTGGCA GCAATTGGCGAGGAATTTGTAGAGTTTCTGGAGAATGAGTTGAAGATTGATGACTCGAGACCAGAGGACGTCACTGGAGATGACCCATACACCCAGTTTGGACAGCAGGCAAAAAGCGCTAAGGATGACAAGACGTCGACGAACAGCTTTGATGATGGTCTTTCTGAAATAGAGGCCGCTCTTGAGAATCTGAAGAAGGAACTCGGACTGGGCTAA